A single Carnobacterium inhibens subsp. inhibens DSM 13024 DNA region contains:
- the rpsF gene encoding 30S ribosomal protein S6, with protein sequence MSKAAKYEILYIIRPNIDEAEKTALVERFDTILKDNGAEITESKDWSKRRFAYEIKDFHEGIYHIVKLTANDAAAINEFDRLSKISSDILRHMTIREED encoded by the coding sequence ATGAGTAAAGCAGCAAAATATGAAATTTTATACATTATCCGTCCAAACATCGATGAAGCTGAAAAAACAGCTTTAGTTGAACGCTTTGACACTATTTTAAAAGATAATGGTGCTGAAATCACTGAATCTAAAGACTGGTCGAAACGTCGTTTTGCTTACGAAATCAAAGATTTCCACGAAGGAATCTACCATATCGTAAAACTTACTGCTAATGATGCAGCTGCAATCAACGAATTCGACCGTTTATCTAAAATCAGTTCTGATATTCTGCGTCATATGACAATTAGAGAAGAAGACTAA
- the ssb gene encoding single-stranded DNA-binding protein produces MINNVVLVGRLTKDADLRYTSNGTAVATFSLAVNRQFTNQKGERDADFINCVIWRKSAESFANFTRKGALVGVEGRIQTRSYDNQQGQRVYVTEVVVETFSLLESKSKSEQRKDQSDSNSGSYGSQQSSYNNTQGNSQEAPRNQQYQNFGNSDPFEKSGQPIDISDDDLPF; encoded by the coding sequence GTGATTAACAATGTTGTTTTAGTTGGAAGATTAACAAAAGATGCTGATTTAAGATACACTTCAAATGGCACAGCGGTAGCAACTTTTTCATTGGCTGTAAACAGACAGTTTACAAACCAAAAAGGTGAACGAGATGCAGATTTTATTAACTGTGTAATTTGGAGGAAAAGTGCTGAATCATTTGCAAATTTCACTAGAAAAGGTGCATTAGTAGGTGTAGAAGGCCGTATTCAAACTCGTTCTTATGATAATCAACAAGGGCAACGTGTGTATGTTACAGAAGTAGTTGTTGAAACGTTCTCATTATTAGAATCAAAATCTAAGAGTGAACAACGTAAAGATCAAAGTGATTCAAACTCTGGATCGTATGGTTCTCAACAAAGTTCTTACAATAATACACAAGGTAACTCACAAGAAGCTCCCCGTAACCAACAATATCAAAATTTTGGAAACTCTGATCCATTTGAGAAGAGCGGACAACCAATTGATATTTCAGATGACGATTTACCATTCTAA
- the rpsR gene encoding 30S ribosomal protein S18, with protein MAQQHRGGKKRRKVDFFAANHIEHVDYKDVDLLKRFISERGRILPRRVTGTYAKNQRKLTKAIKRARIMGLLPFVTDEQ; from the coding sequence ATGGCTCAACAACATAGAGGCGGAAAGAAACGCCGTAAAGTTGACTTCTTTGCAGCAAACCATATTGAACATGTGGACTATAAAGATGTTGATCTTTTGAAACGCTTTATCTCTGAAAGAGGTAGAATTTTACCGCGTCGTGTTACTGGAACATACGCTAAAAACCAACGTAAATTAACTAAAGCAATCAAACGTGCTCGTATTATGGGATTATTACCTTTCGTAACTGACGAACAATAA